A genomic window from Candidatus Denitrolinea symbiosum includes:
- a CDS encoding signal receiver domain (CheY, OmpR, NtrC, and PhoB), which produces MNKKRILLVDDDADQRLSVRLPLEAAGYEVAEAANFDQGLEAVKRLKPDLIVLDVMMDTTTAGFQFALTLRNADAASEYAAFKNLPIVMLTAIHSTTSLRFTPDEDYLPVQTFLEKPVDPQTLLATIKHHLEG; this is translated from the coding sequence ATGAACAAAAAACGCATCCTTCTCGTGGACGACGACGCCGACCAACGCCTGAGCGTGCGCCTGCCGCTCGAAGCCGCCGGCTATGAAGTGGCGGAAGCCGCCAACTTCGACCAGGGTCTCGAGGCCGTCAAGCGACTCAAACCCGACCTGATCGTGCTGGACGTAATGATGGACACGACCACGGCCGGGTTCCAGTTCGCGTTGACGCTGCGCAACGCCGACGCCGCTTCGGAGTACGCGGCCTTCAAGAACCTGCCCATCGTCATGCTGACCGCCATCCACAGCACCACCTCCCTGCGCTTCACGCCGGACGAGGATTACCTGCCCGTGCAGACCTTCCTCGAAAAGCCGGTCGACCCGCAGACGTTACTCGCGACCATAAAACATCACCTGGAAGGATAA